In Rhodanobacter denitrificans, a single window of DNA contains:
- a CDS encoding DMT family transporter has product MSTSVIDAAAAPSRRPWLAFALATVALWGVWGALSPLSSQHGFPDTLVYCVWALTMIPPALYILWRSGWVLERSPRAVIYGLTIGLLGAGGQMLLFHTLTIGPAYFVFPIIALSPVVTIALSFLLLRERTGWTGTLGIALALLALPMMDLSFGGGTSGGLGWFLQSLLIMLAWGLQAYFMRLANNTVRAESIFFYMTLGALLLAPVALAMTDWAQPVNMGLDVPWMTAAIQLLNAVGALTLVYAFRYGKAIVIAPLTNAGAPLVTAVLALLFASVVPGPLKMVGLVLALIASLLLVLEPEPERDSPAPLP; this is encoded by the coding sequence ATGAGCACTTCGGTGATCGATGCCGCCGCCGCGCCAAGCCGCCGTCCGTGGCTGGCTTTTGCCCTGGCGACCGTCGCACTGTGGGGCGTGTGGGGTGCGTTGTCGCCGCTGTCGTCGCAGCACGGCTTCCCCGACACGCTGGTGTACTGCGTGTGGGCGCTGACCATGATTCCGCCGGCGCTGTACATCCTCTGGCGCAGCGGCTGGGTGCTGGAGCGTTCGCCGCGCGCGGTGATCTACGGCTTGACCATCGGCCTGCTTGGTGCCGGCGGACAGATGCTGCTGTTCCACACCCTGACCATCGGGCCGGCCTACTTCGTGTTCCCGATCATCGCGTTGTCGCCGGTGGTCACGATTGCCCTGTCGTTCCTCCTGCTGCGCGAGCGCACCGGCTGGACGGGCACGCTGGGCATCGCGCTGGCGCTGCTGGCGCTGCCGATGATGGACCTGTCGTTCGGCGGCGGCACGAGCGGAGGACTGGGCTGGTTCCTGCAATCGCTGCTGATCATGCTGGCCTGGGGCCTGCAGGCCTACTTCATGCGCCTGGCCAACAACACCGTGCGCGCCGAGAGCATCTTCTTTTACATGACGCTGGGCGCACTGCTGCTGGCGCCGGTGGCGCTGGCCATGACCGACTGGGCGCAGCCGGTCAACATGGGCCTGGACGTACCGTGGATGACCGCGGCGATCCAGCTGCTCAACGCCGTCGGCGCGCTGACCCTGGTTTACGCCTTCCGCTACGGCAAGGCGATCGTGATCGCGCCACTGACCAATGCCGGCGCCCCACTGGTGACTGCCGTGCTGGCATTGCTGTTCGCCAGCGTCGTGCCGGGCCCGCTGAAAATGGTTGGCCTGGTGCTGGCCCTGATCGCCTCGCTGCTGCTGGTGCTCGAACCCGAGCCCGAGCGCGACTCACCCGCTCCACTCCCCTGA
- a CDS encoding D-tagatose-bisphosphate aldolase, class II, non-catalytic subunit, which produces MDVLLDLIARHKQGHASGVTSICSAHPIVIEASLRHAQRSGQAFVLFEATCNQVNQDGGYTGMTPADFVAFVHAIADRVGFDHARIALGGDHLGPNPWTSLDAAAAMDKAEVMVGAYVEAGFRKIHLDCSMACRGDSEPLPEAEIVRRAVRLCRAAEAAHAGAGDEAPVYVIGTEVPVPGGATESIDGLAVTTPQAALATIEAHRQAFIAVGLASAWQRVIASVVQPGVEFDHHDVVDYQPQKARELSEAITGVPGMVFEAHSTDYQTRDALGSLVRDHFAILKVGPGLTFALREAFWALDAIEQAWIEDARRARLREVVLARMREQPGYWQRYYHSRDHALTVDLQYSLSDRIRYYWPDPAIEQARQRLFDNLRANPPPIPLISQFLPHALHALRIGIATRDPLSLTMAHVSAALDDYHHACHDHDTH; this is translated from the coding sequence ATGGATGTTCTGCTCGACCTCATCGCGCGACACAAGCAGGGACACGCCAGCGGCGTGACCTCGATCTGCTCAGCGCATCCCATCGTCATCGAAGCCAGCCTGCGCCACGCGCAACGCAGCGGGCAGGCGTTCGTGCTGTTCGAGGCGACCTGCAACCAGGTCAACCAGGACGGCGGCTACACCGGCATGACGCCGGCCGACTTCGTCGCCTTCGTCCACGCCATCGCCGACCGCGTCGGCTTCGACCATGCGCGCATCGCTTTGGGCGGCGACCACCTGGGACCCAACCCGTGGACGTCGCTGGACGCCGCAGCAGCGATGGACAAGGCCGAGGTGATGGTGGGCGCCTATGTGGAAGCCGGTTTCCGCAAGATTCACCTGGACTGCTCGATGGCCTGCCGCGGCGATTCCGAGCCGCTGCCGGAAGCCGAGATCGTGCGCCGCGCGGTGCGCCTGTGCCGGGCCGCCGAAGCCGCCCACGCCGGGGCGGGCGACGAGGCGCCGGTGTACGTGATCGGCACCGAGGTGCCGGTGCCGGGCGGTGCGACCGAGTCCATCGATGGCCTGGCCGTGACTACGCCGCAGGCCGCGCTGGCCACGATCGAGGCGCATCGCCAGGCGTTCATCGCCGTGGGACTGGCATCGGCCTGGCAGCGGGTGATTGCCTCGGTGGTGCAACCCGGCGTGGAGTTCGACCACCACGACGTGGTGGACTACCAGCCGCAGAAAGCGCGTGAGCTGAGCGAAGCCATCACCGGCGTACCGGGCATGGTGTTCGAGGCGCATTCGACCGACTACCAGACCCGCGATGCCTTGGGATCGCTGGTGCGCGACCACTTCGCCATCCTCAAGGTCGGGCCTGGCCTGACCTTCGCCCTGCGCGAGGCATTCTGGGCACTGGATGCGATCGAGCAGGCATGGATCGAGGATGCCCGCCGCGCGCGCCTGCGCGAGGTGGTGCTGGCGCGCATGCGCGAGCAGCCCGGTTACTGGCAGCGCTACTACCACAGCCGGGACCATGCGCTGACCGTGGACCTGCAGTACAGCCTCAGCGACCGCATCCGCTACTACTGGCCCGACCCGGCGATCGAGCAGGCCCGCCAGCGCCTGTTCGACAACCTGCGCGCGAACCCGCCGCCGATCCCGCTGATCAGCCAGTTCCTGCCGCATGCGCTGCACGCCCTGCGCATCGGCATCGCGACGCGCGACCCGCTGTCCCTGACCATGGCACACGTCAGTGCCGCACTCGACGACTACCACCATGCATGCCATGACCATGACACCCACTGA
- a CDS encoding amidohydrolase family protein: protein MSMVLRRMMMGLVAVAISLSVAATSPLSKTADTAAVAHSYSMADFTRVRKYDAHVHANNPNRAFLEQARADGFELLSINVDYPDFPSLERQHAIALTLAAKDPQHFHWATTFSMKGFGTPGWTERVNASLARDVAKGALAVKIWKNVGLVEKNADGKLIMLDDPGLAPVAGQVRALGVALIDHQGEPRNCWLPLDQMTTDNDREYFSEHPQYYMYLHPDQPSYEELMRERDRFVAAHPKLRFVGAHLASLEYDVDRIAAFLDRFPNTTVDMAARMSQVQYQSVRDREKVRNFFIRYQGRVLYGTDLTFAADADPAEFRREAHRVWSSDWRYLATGETQRVDMIDADVPGLALPRAVVDKIYYANAVRVFAAPRPVD, encoded by the coding sequence ATGAGCATGGTGCTCCGCCGCATGATGATGGGCCTGGTCGCGGTAGCGATCTCACTTTCCGTTGCCGCCACTTCGCCTCTGTCGAAAACGGCGGACACCGCCGCCGTTGCGCACAGCTATTCCATGGCGGACTTCACCCGCGTGCGCAAATACGACGCCCACGTCCACGCCAACAACCCGAACAGGGCGTTCCTCGAGCAGGCCCGCGCGGACGGCTTCGAATTGCTGTCGATCAACGTCGACTATCCGGACTTCCCCAGCCTGGAACGGCAGCACGCCATCGCCCTGACCCTTGCAGCGAAGGATCCGCAGCATTTCCATTGGGCCACCACGTTTTCCATGAAGGGCTTCGGTACGCCGGGCTGGACCGAACGGGTCAACGCGAGCCTGGCCCGGGATGTGGCCAAGGGCGCGCTCGCGGTGAAGATCTGGAAGAACGTGGGACTGGTGGAGAAGAACGCCGACGGCAAGCTGATCATGCTCGACGATCCGGGCCTGGCGCCCGTGGCCGGGCAGGTCCGCGCGCTCGGCGTGGCCCTGATCGACCACCAGGGGGAGCCGCGCAACTGCTGGCTGCCGCTCGACCAGATGACCACCGACAACGACCGCGAGTACTTCAGCGAGCATCCGCAGTACTACATGTACCTGCACCCGGATCAGCCGAGCTACGAAGAGCTGATGCGCGAGCGCGACCGCTTCGTCGCCGCGCATCCGAAGCTGCGCTTCGTCGGCGCGCACCTGGCCAGCCTGGAGTACGACGTCGACCGGATCGCCGCGTTCCTCGACCGCTTCCCCAACACCACCGTCGACATGGCCGCACGCATGAGCCAGGTGCAATACCAGTCGGTGCGCGATCGCGAGAAGGTGCGGAACTTCTTCATCCGCTACCAGGGCCGGGTGCTGTACGGCACCGACCTGACCTTTGCCGCGGACGCCGATCCCGCGGAATTCAGGCGCGAGGCGCATCGGGTATGGAGCTCCGACTGGCGCTATCTGGCGACCGGCGAAACCCAGCGGGTGGACATGATCGACGCCGATGTGCCGGGTCTCGCGTTGCCGCGCGCGGTGGTGGACAAGATCTACTACGCCAACGCCGTGCGCGTCTTTGCTGCGCCCAGGCCGGTCGACTGA
- a CDS encoding glycoside hydrolase family 36 protein — MSPIGRRTVLKLFAGSVAGGVAWASLPKALAAPLRGSKRASGDGGAGVVVRDAVLAIAFDRKLHTSLVTHGKPLTPYQPSESLLLTDGSVEDFAITGHKEQPITDARHGTGRQSITTGRSSRHLEKEVAVTFFDNLPGMAVLQTRYRNHGTAALQVAGWRNAAHELDDAPGGFWTFAGATHTDRRDWVRPLADGFDQRNALGMDSSDYGGGIPMADIWRRDVGLAVGHVEPVARALDLPVHRTADGAHIAVESPQASTLAPGQTLVTERTWLAVHTGDYFAPLQQYRQYMQAEGLVAPLAPESAFAPVWCTWGYGRDFNIKQIMDTVPKARELGFGWVVLDDGWQTNEGDWRIDTRKFPRGDADMRDFTAKVRSQGMHPRLWIAPLAADPGSDVLHDHVDMLLLDKNGAYQTITWWNALTQCPAYQPTIDYYVALVKKVIGDWGFEGIKFDGQHLNAVAPCYNPAHKHAHPTDSVEGLATFWSAIHRAAHEANPQAVVELCPCGTVFAFHNLPATDQYPASDPLSSWQVRSKGKTMKALMDSRSSYAGDHVELSDGGDDFASTVGIGAVVSSKFTWPRDTEHPAEPLPPGGYKLTTEKEMLWRKWVALYKQHMLPKGEYLGTLYDIGFDKPEAHAIAKDGAMYYAFYAESFNGSVQLRGLGAGRYRVRDLFNEVDLGEVAASDATLRVAFKRFVLLRATPLAAHA, encoded by the coding sequence ATGTCCCCGATTGGACGACGCACCGTATTGAAGCTCTTTGCCGGCAGCGTAGCGGGTGGCGTGGCCTGGGCCTCCCTGCCGAAAGCGCTGGCAGCTCCGCTCCGCGGCAGCAAGCGCGCCAGCGGGGATGGCGGTGCCGGTGTCGTGGTCCGGGACGCGGTCCTGGCGATTGCGTTCGACCGCAAGCTGCACACCAGCCTCGTGACCCACGGCAAGCCGCTGACGCCCTATCAACCCAGCGAAAGCCTGTTGCTGACCGACGGCTCGGTCGAGGACTTCGCCATCACCGGCCACAAGGAACAGCCGATCACGGACGCGCGCCACGGCACTGGCCGTCAGTCGATCACGACCGGACGCTCCAGCCGCCACCTCGAGAAGGAGGTGGCGGTGACGTTCTTCGACAACCTGCCCGGCATGGCCGTGCTGCAGACCCGCTACCGCAACCACGGTACCGCCGCCTTGCAGGTCGCCGGCTGGCGCAACGCCGCGCATGAACTGGACGACGCGCCCGGCGGGTTCTGGACCTTCGCCGGCGCGACCCACACCGACCGCCGCGACTGGGTACGCCCGCTTGCCGACGGGTTCGACCAGCGCAACGCGCTGGGCATGGACTCGTCCGACTACGGCGGCGGCATCCCGATGGCCGATATCTGGCGCCGCGACGTCGGCCTGGCCGTCGGCCACGTGGAACCGGTGGCGCGTGCGCTGGACCTGCCGGTGCACAGGACCGCCGACGGCGCGCACATCGCGGTCGAGTCGCCGCAGGCCTCCACCCTGGCCCCGGGCCAGACGCTGGTCACCGAACGCACCTGGCTTGCCGTGCATACCGGCGACTATTTCGCGCCGCTGCAGCAGTACCGGCAGTACATGCAGGCCGAGGGCCTCGTCGCGCCGCTGGCGCCGGAATCGGCCTTCGCGCCGGTCTGGTGCACGTGGGGCTACGGGCGCGACTTCAACATCAAGCAGATCATGGACACCGTGCCCAAGGCCCGCGAACTGGGCTTCGGGTGGGTGGTGCTGGACGATGGCTGGCAGACCAACGAGGGCGACTGGCGCATCGACACGCGCAAGTTCCCCCGCGGCGACGCCGACATGCGTGACTTCACCGCGAAGGTGCGCAGCCAGGGCATGCATCCACGCCTGTGGATAGCGCCGCTGGCCGCCGACCCGGGCAGCGACGTGCTGCACGACCACGTCGACATGTTGCTGCTGGACAAGAACGGCGCTTACCAGACCATCACCTGGTGGAATGCGCTGACCCAGTGCCCGGCTTACCAGCCGACCATCGATTACTACGTGGCGCTGGTGAAGAAGGTGATCGGCGACTGGGGCTTCGAGGGCATCAAGTTCGATGGCCAGCACCTCAACGCCGTGGCGCCCTGCTACAACCCCGCACACAAGCATGCCCATCCCACTGATTCGGTCGAGGGACTGGCCACGTTCTGGAGCGCCATCCACCGGGCCGCGCACGAGGCCAACCCGCAGGCGGTGGTCGAGCTGTGTCCCTGCGGCACCGTCTTCGCCTTCCACAACCTGCCGGCCACCGACCAGTACCCCGCGTCCGATCCGTTGTCCTCGTGGCAGGTGCGCAGCAAGGGCAAGACCATGAAGGCGCTGATGGACTCCCGCAGCAGCTATGCCGGCGACCACGTGGAACTGTCCGATGGTGGCGACGACTTCGCATCCACCGTCGGCATCGGTGCGGTGGTCTCCTCCAAGTTCACCTGGCCAAGGGACACCGAGCATCCCGCCGAACCCCTGCCACCGGGCGGCTACAAGCTCACCACCGAGAAGGAGATGCTCTGGCGCAAGTGGGTGGCCCTGTACAAGCAGCACATGCTGCCCAAGGGCGAGTACCTGGGCACGCTGTACGACATCGGCTTCGACAAGCCCGAGGCGCACGCCATCGCCAAGGACGGAGCGATGTACTACGCCTTCTACGCCGAGAGCTTCAATGGATCGGTGCAACTGCGCGGCCTCGGCGCCGGCCGCTACCGCGTGCGCGATCTGTTCAACGAGGTCGACCTGGGCGAAGTGGCGGCGTCCGACGCGACGCTGCGGGTAGCGTTCAAGCGCTTCGTGCTGCTGCGGGCCACGCCGCTGGCGGCTCACGCATGA